From Kineosporia succinea, the proteins below share one genomic window:
- a CDS encoding ribokinase, translating to MSVVVVGSVNLDHVVRAPRIPGPGETILGTDVAEHPGGKGANQAVGAGRSGAETVFVGALGDDPAAARLLSELRGAGVETRHRTVDVPTGTAWITVGDDGENVIIVVPGANMSITELTESEREIVGSARVLLMQQEIPESAMVDAAVASGGLVLLNAAPTREVHPALLALVDVLIVNEHEAADLNGAPAPAAELVSGLLERVPAVVLTLGAEGSLIAVRGAEPVAVPAHRVQAVDTTGAGDAFCGALAAELDRTAPHGITGPGPLGDLLTRLVEAARFATSVSALAVQRPGAASAIPARDEVLKAYPAG from the coding sequence ATGTCCGTTGTCGTCGTCGGCAGTGTGAACCTCGACCACGTGGTTCGCGCGCCCCGCATCCCCGGGCCGGGCGAGACCATCCTGGGCACCGACGTCGCGGAGCATCCGGGCGGCAAGGGGGCCAACCAGGCCGTCGGGGCGGGACGCAGCGGGGCGGAGACGGTTTTCGTCGGGGCCCTGGGTGACGACCCGGCGGCCGCCCGCCTGCTGTCCGAGCTGCGGGGCGCGGGGGTCGAGACCCGTCACCGCACGGTCGACGTCCCCACCGGCACCGCCTGGATCACGGTCGGCGACGACGGCGAGAACGTCATCATCGTGGTGCCCGGCGCCAACATGAGCATCACCGAGCTCACCGAATCCGAGCGCGAGATCGTCGGCTCCGCCCGGGTGCTGCTCATGCAGCAGGAGATTCCCGAGAGCGCGATGGTGGACGCGGCGGTCGCCTCGGGCGGTCTGGTTCTCCTGAACGCCGCCCCCACCCGCGAGGTGCACCCGGCCCTGCTCGCCCTGGTCGACGTCCTGATCGTGAACGAACACGAGGCGGCCGACCTGAACGGCGCTCCCGCCCCCGCCGCCGAGCTGGTTTCCGGCCTGCTGGAACGGGTTCCGGCCGTGGTGCTGACCCTGGGGGCCGAGGGGTCGCTGATCGCGGTGCGTGGTGCCGAACCCGTCGCGGTGCCCGCCCACCGGGTGCAGGCCGTCGACACCACCGGCGCCGGTGACGCGTTCTGCGGAGCCCTGGCGGCCGAGCTCGACCGCACCGCTCCGCACGGCATCACCGGCCCCGGGCCGCTGGGCGACCTGCTCACCCGCCTGGTCGAGGCCGCGCGCTTCGCCACCTC